A window from Balaenoptera musculus isolate JJ_BM4_2016_0621 chromosome 8, mBalMus1.pri.v3, whole genome shotgun sequence encodes these proteins:
- the CCND1 gene encoding G1/S-specific cyclin-D1: MAHQLLCCEMETIRRAYPDANLLNDRVLRAMLKAEETCAPSVSYFKCVQKEILPSMRKIVATWMLEVCEEQKCEEEVFPLAMNYLDRFLSLEPVKKSRLQLLGATCMFVASKMKETIPLTAEKLCIYTDNSIRPDELLQMELVLVNKLKWNLAATTPHDFIEHFLSKMPVVEENKQIIRKHAQTFVALCATDVKFISNPPSMVAAGSVVAAVQGLHLGSANSFLSYHRLTRFLSKVIRCDPDCLRACQEQIEALLESSLRQAQQQNLDPKAAEEEEEEEEEVDLACTPTDVRDVDI, from the exons ATGGCACACCAGCTCCTGTGCTGCGAGATGGAGACCATCCGCCGGGCGTACCCCGATGCCAACCTCCTCAACGACCGGGTGCTGCGGGCCATGCTCAAGGCGGAGGAGACCTGCGCGCCCTCGGTGTCCTACTTCAAGTGTGTGCAGAAGGAGATCCTGCCGTCCATGCGGAAGATCGTAGCCACCTGGATGCTGGAG GTCTGCGAGGAGCAGAAGTGCGAGGAGGAGGTCTTCCCGCTGGCCATGAACTACCTGGACCGCTTCCTGTCGCTGGAGCCCGTGAAAAAGAGCCGCCTGCAGCTGCTGGGGGCCACCTGCATGTTCGTCGCCTCGAAGATGAAGGAGACCATTCCCCTGACGGCCGAGAAGCTGTGCATCTACACTGACAACTCCATCCGGCCCGACGAGCTGCTG CAAATGGAGCTGGTCTTGGTGAACAAACTCAAGTGGAACCTGGCTGCCACGACCCCGCACGACTTCATTGAACACTTCCTCTCCAAAATGCCGGTGGTCGAGGAGAACAAACAGATCATCCGCAAACACGCGCAGACCTTCGTTGCCCTCTGTGCCACAG ATGTGAAGTTCATTTCCAACCCGCCCTCCATGGTGGCTGCCGGGAGCGTGGTGGCCGCAGTGCAAGGCCTGCACCTGGGAAGCGCCAACAGCTTCCTGTCCTATCACCGCCTGACACGGTTCCTCTCCAAGGTCATCCGGTGTGACCCG GACTGCCTCCGCGCCTGCCAGGAGCAGATCgaagccctcctggagtccagcCTGCGCCAGGCCCAGCAGCAGAACTTGGACCCCAAGGccgcggaggaggaggaggaggaggaggaggaggtggaccTGGCCTGCACGCCCACCGACGTGCGTGACGTGGACATTTGA